A single window of Bdellovibrionales bacterium DNA harbors:
- the rfbF gene encoding glucose-1-phosphate cytidylyltransferase encodes MKLVILAGGHGTRISEESDAKPKPMVEVGGRPLLWHIMKWYSSHGINDFVICLGDKGYIIKEFFFNYYRHMSDLRIDLKTGDHQILNNQAEDWRVTLVDTGKQTMTGGRLKRVAPYLGNDTFCMTYGDGLSDINITAEIAFHRKHGKLATVAAVQPSGRFGVLTINDKNQVTRFEEKPNHDIGWINGGFFVLEPKVIDYVNGDETSWEGDPLARLASEGQLGAFHHTGFWQPCDTLRDKRVLETIWAKGNAPWKIN; translated from the coding sequence ATGAAACTAGTTATACTTGCTGGAGGACACGGCACTCGGATCTCCGAAGAGTCCGACGCCAAACCCAAGCCCATGGTGGAAGTGGGTGGCAGACCACTATTATGGCACATCATGAAATGGTATTCTTCCCATGGAATTAATGATTTTGTGATTTGCTTGGGCGACAAAGGTTACATTATTAAGGAATTCTTTTTTAATTATTATCGTCACATGTCTGATCTGCGGATCGACCTCAAAACCGGTGATCACCAGATCCTGAACAACCAGGCGGAAGACTGGCGGGTCACTCTCGTCGACACAGGCAAACAGACGATGACCGGAGGACGCCTTAAGCGCGTCGCCCCCTACCTAGGAAACGACACATTCTGCATGACTTATGGCGATGGGCTCTCTGATATTAATATCACCGCAGAAATTGCGTTTCATCGGAAGCATGGGAAGTTGGCCACCGTGGCCGCCGTACAACCCTCCGGACGATTTGGAGTTTTAACTATTAACGACAAGAACCAAGTCACGCGCTTCGAAGAAAAACCCAACCACGACATCGGCTGGATCAACGGAGGATTCTTCGTCCTAGAGCCCAAGGTGATTGACTACGTGAACGGAGACGAGACCTCCTGGGAAGGAGACCCTCTCGCGAGATTAGCCTCCGAGGGACAATTGGGCGCCTTCCACCACACAGGCTTTTGGCAACCCTGCGATACTCTCAGAGACAAACGCGTCCTGGAGACCATCTGGGCCAAAGGCAACGCCCCCTGGAAAATCAACTAA
- a CDS encoding helix-turn-helix domain-containing protein, whose translation MFSSEGISKKLGEYLRVKRVDAGLSQKQVADKLKYSTPQFVSNFERGLCAPPMKALRVLVRLYNLNASEFTNFVLELQEEYLKREIQGVSRARKAK comes from the coding sequence ATGTTTTCATCAGAAGGCATCAGCAAAAAGCTGGGCGAATATCTTAGAGTTAAGCGGGTAGATGCAGGTTTATCGCAAAAGCAAGTGGCTGATAAATTAAAGTATTCAACACCTCAATTTGTTTCGAATTTTGAACGCGGTCTTTGTGCGCCACCAATGAAGGCATTGAGAGTCCTCGTCCGTCTTTATAACCTCAACGCGTCTGAGTTCACAAATTTTGTATTGGAACTCCAAGAGGAGTATTTAAAAAGAGAGATCCAGGGTGTTTCTCGCGCTCGTAAGGCGAAGTAA